Proteins encoded together in one Shewanella acanthi window:
- a CDS encoding YggN family protein: MKITSLITTAALSGAMLTVLALQTAQAQTEPKIDEKCQVMLNYDVRVEPKKLVMSEKGKEMYRMEIDKLFIQGKQVSLNDKQKTLVNQYSDAVSTQVPEVIGLVNEAVSLASQAVSMALTPLLGDAAGSKLDEMMAGVQKRVDETASKQGDSYYLGATEASLQNTFDEEFEQEMENLVQSAIGALMINIGSQMLSGDGESFEAKMEAFSQKMDGIGEDIKQKMEVQSKGIEAKANALCDNFEKLMVLENQLRQEVPELSNFALTKNN; this comes from the coding sequence ATGAAAATCACTTCCCTAATTACAACCGCAGCATTATCTGGCGCGATGTTAACTGTTTTAGCACTACAAACTGCCCAAGCGCAGACCGAGCCCAAGATCGATGAAAAGTGCCAAGTCATGCTCAATTATGATGTGCGAGTTGAACCTAAAAAATTGGTTATGAGTGAGAAGGGTAAGGAGATGTATCGCATGGAAATCGATAAGCTCTTTATTCAGGGTAAACAAGTCAGCCTTAACGATAAGCAAAAAACCTTAGTTAACCAATACTCTGATGCAGTATCAACTCAGGTTCCTGAAGTTATAGGGTTAGTGAATGAGGCGGTATCTTTAGCGTCCCAAGCCGTAAGCATGGCGTTAACCCCCTTACTTGGGGATGCCGCAGGATCAAAGCTTGATGAAATGATGGCAGGGGTACAGAAACGCGTCGATGAAACTGCGTCTAAACAGGGAGACAGCTATTATTTAGGTGCAACCGAAGCCTCATTGCAAAACACCTTCGATGAAGAATTTGAACAGGAAATGGAAAATTTAGTACAAAGCGCGATTGGTGCGTTAATGATAAATATAGGCAGCCAAATGTTGTCGGGTGATGGCGAGAGCTTCGAAGCGAAAATGGAAGCCTTTTCTCAGAAGATGGACGGTATCGGTGAAGACATTAAGCAAAAAATGGAAGTTCAATCTAAGGGGATTGAAGCTAAAGCAAATGCTCTTTGCGACAATTTTGAGAAACTGATGGTACTTGAAAATCAACTTCGTCAAGAAGTACCTGAGCTTTCAAACTTTGCTTTAACGAAAAATAATTAA